In Pseudoalteromonas sp. NC201, a single window of DNA contains:
- the ccoO gene encoding cytochrome-c oxidase, cbb3-type subunit II: MSNNNSTNKHEIVEKNVGLMAILTVFAISFGALVEITPLMFQKDTTQPVEGLRPLTALEMEGRDIFVREGCYNCHSQMVRPFRDEVERYGHYSVAGESVWDHPFQWGSKRTGPDLARVGQRYSDDWHYAHLMDPRSVVPESNMPGYPWLDSTKVDTTYTLKKLQVFRDAFGIDKSSDRYNGKGYGDDAELQAQVDEIHAMNGGEGATEMQALIAYLQQLGTHLK; this comes from the coding sequence ATGAGCAACAATAACTCAACAAACAAACACGAAATCGTTGAAAAGAACGTTGGCCTGATGGCTATCTTAACGGTATTCGCGATTAGCTTCGGTGCACTAGTTGAAATTACTCCACTAATGTTCCAAAAAGATACCACTCAGCCAGTAGAAGGCTTACGCCCGCTTACCGCGCTTGAAATGGAAGGTCGTGACATCTTCGTACGTGAAGGTTGTTACAACTGTCACTCACAGATGGTTCGTCCATTCCGTGATGAAGTTGAGCGCTACGGTCACTACTCTGTAGCCGGTGAGTCAGTATGGGATCACCCATTCCAGTGGGGCTCTAAACGTACAGGTCCAGATTTGGCACGTGTTGGTCAGCGTTATTCTGACGACTGGCACTATGCGCACTTAATGGATCCTCGCTCGGTGGTACCTGAGTCAAACATGCCAGGCTACCCTTGGCTTGATAGCACTAAAGTAGATACCACTTATACTCTGAAAAAATTACAAGTGTTCCGTGATGCATTTGGTATTGATAAGTCGTCAGACCGCTACAATGGCAAAGGCTACGGTGATGATGCTGAACTACAAGCGCAAGTGGATGAAATCCACGCGATGAACGGTGGTGAAGGTGCGACAGAAATGCAAGCACTTATCGCTTACTTACAACAACTTGGCACACATTTGAAGTAA
- a CDS encoding cbb3-type cytochrome oxidase subunit 3, producing the protein MDYGTYRGILTLVILVLFIVIVVWAYSKRSKRRFDDAANAIFEDEKKHNNTISNEEKESEK; encoded by the coding sequence ATGGATTACGGCACATACAGAGGCATTTTGACTCTGGTAATTTTGGTACTGTTTATAGTGATTGTTGTGTGGGCATATAGCAAGCGCTCTAAGCGCCGTTTCGACGACGCTGCTAATGCCATTTTTGAAGATGAGAAAAAACATAACAACACTATCTCTAACGAGGAAAAGGAGTCTGAAAAATGA
- the ccoP gene encoding cytochrome-c oxidase, cbb3-type subunit III yields the protein MTSFWSIWVIVLTLACLALIFGLLIWNLKNYTGVKEGESCGHEFDGIEELNNPLPKWWTYMFFATFVWSVYYLAAYPGLGNFKGFLNWTSSNQGITTLAESKKAVAEAHENGQWVQLDKEVEAAQDRFGPIFQEFAKQDVLALAKNEEALEIGQRLFSQNCAQCHGSDARGGAGFPNLTDKDWLYGGTPDKIKETLLNGRVAAMPAWQDALGDQGVKEMTAYVLSLSGRTVNQKDAEAGKAKFAMCAACHGMDGKGSVAHNLPFGAPNLTDNIWLYGGSQRAVEDTLRHGRAGVMPAWKDILGEDKVHLLTAYVYSLSQDQ from the coding sequence ATGACTAGCTTTTGGAGTATTTGGGTTATTGTACTAACCCTAGCGTGTCTAGCTCTGATTTTCGGCCTGCTAATTTGGAACCTGAAAAACTACACAGGTGTCAAAGAAGGCGAAAGCTGTGGTCACGAGTTCGACGGAATTGAGGAATTAAATAATCCACTACCAAAGTGGTGGACTTACATGTTCTTCGCGACTTTTGTTTGGTCAGTATATTATCTTGCTGCTTACCCAGGTCTTGGTAACTTTAAAGGTTTCTTAAACTGGACGAGCTCTAACCAAGGTATTACTACCTTGGCAGAGTCTAAGAAAGCAGTCGCTGAAGCACATGAAAATGGCCAGTGGGTACAACTTGATAAAGAAGTTGAAGCAGCACAAGACCGTTTTGGCCCTATCTTCCAAGAATTTGCAAAGCAAGACGTACTTGCGCTTGCAAAGAATGAAGAAGCACTTGAAATCGGTCAACGTTTATTCTCGCAAAACTGTGCTCAGTGTCATGGCTCTGATGCTCGTGGTGGCGCAGGCTTCCCTAACCTAACTGATAAAGACTGGTTATATGGTGGCACGCCTGACAAGATCAAAGAAACACTGCTTAACGGTCGTGTTGCAGCGATGCCAGCTTGGCAAGATGCACTTGGTGATCAAGGCGTAAAAGAAATGACTGCTTATGTACTAAGCCTTTCTGGACGTACTGTTAACCAAAAAGATGCTGAAGCAGGTAAAGCTAAGTTTGCAATGTGTGCAGCTTGTCATGGTATGGATGGTAAAGGTTCTGTTGCACATAACCTGCCGTTCGGTGCACCAAACTTAACCGATAATATCTGGCTATACGGTGGTTCTCAACGCGCAGTTGAAGACACACTTCGCCACGGTCGTGCGGGTGTTATGCCAGCATGGAAAGATATCTTAGGTGAAGATAAAGTACACCTTCTAACAGCGTATGTTTATAGCTTGTCACAAGACCAATAA
- a CDS encoding FixH family protein — MNPTPWYKNFWPWFLIFFPLVTVVACVFLITFAVGNGPDMVVDDYYKKGKAINLELSKFDKAKALYLHGDLQVAEQKVTFKFTKGDASKVHALKLSFYHRTIEKYDFAVTLTKNASGEFTGLFDEPHSGVFTVFIEPMDNSWKMKEKIQLPHDGIIAVTPQYK, encoded by the coding sequence ATGAACCCTACCCCTTGGTATAAGAATTTTTGGCCTTGGTTTTTAATTTTTTTCCCACTTGTTACTGTCGTTGCCTGTGTTTTTCTCATCACGTTTGCAGTCGGTAATGGTCCTGATATGGTCGTTGATGACTACTACAAAAAAGGTAAAGCAATTAATCTAGAGCTGAGTAAGTTTGATAAAGCAAAAGCGCTCTATTTACATGGTGACCTGCAAGTAGCAGAGCAAAAAGTCACCTTTAAATTTACCAAGGGCGACGCTTCTAAAGTTCATGCATTAAAGCTCTCGTTTTACCACCGCACTATTGAGAAATACGATTTTGCAGTCACGCTGACTAAAAACGCCAGCGGCGAGTTTACGGGCTTATTTGATGAACCACATAGCGGTGTGTTCACGGTATTTATAGAGCCTATGGACAACAGTTGGAAAATGAAAGAAAAAATCCAACTGCCACATGATGGTATTATCGCGGTCACTCCACAGTATAAGTAA
- a CDS encoding heavy metal translocating P-type ATPase, translating into MANSCFHCLEPIPKGFVGSVTFEGSAQPVCCIGCQAVAETIISQGMSDYYTYRTESAGKVEELVPEQLKMLLSYDNDEIQEDFVEISGEHKEVLLSVEGISCAACAWLIEKQLLALGGIVRVDVNTSTHRAMIVWQDKHVKLSDIIKSLMEIGYKAYPFQADEEAAQKQAVAKAYIRRLGVAGLMTMQVMMFAFAMYFGMFSGMEENFEQYFRWISLVLASPVILYSAMPFLTNAVKGLKAKQLNMDLPVSLAIFGAYGASTYATFMEVGEVYFESICMFTFLLLLGKYLEFRARLKASEFTANLQKLLPLTARKVDENNNEQHIAAKKLKLNDLILVKAGETIPADGLVIKGHTTVDESMMTGEHLPVKKYQGHQVYAGTVNHDGIITLEINKIGQNTLLNQIIRLQHNALTKRPKLVEITDKVAQWFVACLLVFASITAIGWYPISPDKAFWVTISVLVATCPCALSLAIPTALTCAVASLTKKGILIKEAHVLETATKLTRVAFDKTGTLTEGRFSIKHIELLQTDYNEQQVLDFAAALERFSEHPIARAFAHITPTENLVQDVEVVAGSGIRGHWQGITIALGKSHWFDNHASFAQATLFIDNNAVADFYFNDKVKSNAETVVEQLQQAGLTCHMLTGDSSNAGKELSQQLALDSYQSACTPEIKQQAVEAWSKQGEIVAMVGDGINDSPVFNSAHLSVAMDTGADISKNTADVVLLNSDLNAILALQQVAKQTRRIVKQNLTISLLYNGSILPLAALGLIPPWIAVIGMSASSIIVIGNSLRLLKL; encoded by the coding sequence ATGGCAAATTCGTGTTTTCATTGTTTGGAGCCTATTCCTAAAGGGTTTGTAGGCTCGGTTACCTTTGAGGGTAGCGCACAACCGGTTTGCTGTATTGGCTGTCAGGCCGTTGCCGAAACCATTATTTCTCAAGGTATGAGTGACTACTATACTTACCGCACAGAAAGTGCAGGTAAAGTTGAAGAGCTTGTACCTGAACAACTCAAAATGCTACTCAGCTATGATAACGACGAGATCCAAGAGGACTTCGTCGAAATTAGCGGAGAACATAAAGAGGTACTGCTCAGTGTTGAAGGAATAAGCTGCGCCGCTTGTGCTTGGCTTATCGAAAAGCAACTGCTGGCGCTCGGTGGTATCGTTCGTGTTGATGTTAACACCTCCACTCACCGCGCCATGATTGTATGGCAAGATAAACACGTTAAGCTTAGCGATATCATTAAATCTTTGATGGAAATCGGCTATAAGGCCTACCCATTTCAAGCCGATGAAGAAGCTGCACAGAAACAAGCCGTAGCGAAAGCATACATCCGTCGTTTAGGCGTTGCTGGCCTCATGACTATGCAAGTGATGATGTTTGCATTTGCCATGTACTTTGGCATGTTTTCAGGCATGGAAGAGAACTTTGAACAGTACTTTCGTTGGATAAGTCTCGTGCTTGCCTCTCCTGTTATTCTGTATTCAGCGATGCCATTTTTAACGAATGCGGTTAAAGGGCTGAAAGCTAAACAACTGAATATGGATCTCCCTGTTTCACTTGCTATATTCGGAGCTTACGGCGCCAGTACTTACGCGACTTTTATGGAAGTCGGCGAAGTCTATTTTGAATCCATCTGTATGTTTACCTTCTTGCTGTTGTTAGGTAAATACCTTGAGTTCAGGGCCAGATTAAAAGCCAGTGAGTTTACTGCAAACCTGCAAAAGCTGCTGCCATTGACCGCCAGAAAGGTTGATGAGAATAACAATGAGCAACATATTGCCGCCAAAAAGCTAAAACTGAACGATCTGATATTAGTTAAGGCTGGAGAAACTATCCCTGCGGATGGCTTAGTGATCAAAGGCCATACCACAGTTGATGAGTCGATGATGACAGGCGAACATTTGCCAGTTAAGAAATATCAAGGCCATCAAGTGTATGCTGGAACCGTGAATCACGACGGTATAATTACGTTAGAGATCAATAAAATTGGGCAAAATACCTTGCTCAACCAAATTATTCGACTGCAACATAACGCACTTACCAAACGCCCTAAGTTGGTGGAAATCACCGATAAAGTCGCGCAGTGGTTTGTTGCCTGTCTATTAGTTTTTGCCTCAATTACCGCCATCGGCTGGTATCCCATTTCACCAGATAAGGCTTTTTGGGTCACGATTTCGGTGCTAGTAGCAACCTGTCCTTGTGCATTGAGCCTAGCTATACCCACCGCGCTGACTTGCGCCGTGGCGTCACTTACAAAGAAAGGGATCTTGATTAAAGAGGCCCATGTATTAGAAACGGCAACCAAATTAACGCGTGTTGCCTTTGACAAAACAGGCACACTGACCGAAGGCCGTTTCTCAATCAAACATATCGAATTGCTACAAACTGACTATAACGAGCAACAAGTCTTGGATTTTGCAGCAGCGTTAGAGCGGTTTTCTGAACACCCTATCGCTCGCGCATTTGCACATATCACCCCAACCGAAAACCTAGTCCAAGATGTTGAAGTTGTGGCTGGTTCAGGTATCCGTGGTCACTGGCAAGGAATCACTATTGCCCTTGGGAAAAGCCATTGGTTTGATAACCACGCGTCATTTGCTCAAGCAACCTTGTTCATTGATAACAACGCAGTCGCTGACTTTTACTTCAATGACAAAGTAAAAAGCAATGCAGAAACAGTTGTTGAACAGTTACAACAAGCGGGCCTTACATGCCATATGCTAACTGGGGATAGCTCCAATGCAGGTAAAGAGTTATCGCAGCAGTTAGCATTAGATAGCTACCAAAGCGCTTGCACACCAGAGATTAAGCAACAAGCCGTTGAGGCTTGGTCCAAACAAGGCGAGATTGTCGCTATGGTAGGTGATGGCATCAACGATAGCCCAGTATTCAATAGCGCTCACTTGTCAGTTGCGATGGATACCGGCGCTGATATCTCAAAAAATACCGCTGATGTGGTGTTGTTAAATAGCGATTTGAATGCCATTCTAGCCCTTCAGCAAGTAGCGAAACAAACGCGCAGAATAGTAAAGCAAAACTTAACCATATCACTTTTGTATAACGGCTCCATTTTGCCACTCGCTGCACTTGGCCTCATTCCACCTTGGATAGCAGTTATTGGCATGTCAGCTAGCTCGATCATCGTGATCGGTAATTCATTAAGGTTATTAAAGCTATGA
- the ccoS gene encoding cbb3-type cytochrome oxidase assembly protein CcoS: MSIIYVLIPIAILFVIIAIGIFFWAVKSEQFSDLNKQGHSILFDDDKAQTGDKSVKPSNDKSNNDN; encoded by the coding sequence ATGAGTATCATCTACGTATTAATACCTATCGCCATTTTATTCGTCATTATTGCTATTGGTATTTTCTTTTGGGCAGTAAAAAGCGAACAATTTTCAGATTTGAATAAACAGGGCCACAGCATCTTATTCGATGATGATAAAGCGCAAACGGGTGATAAGTCCGTAAAACCATCAAATGACAAAAGTAATAACGACAACTAG
- a CDS encoding sulfite exporter TauE/SafE family protein, whose protein sequence is MNEISLLSAFVMGLAGSGHCLVMCGSIASSLQLASKQLSAVVVTLLYNIGRISSYALAGSLVALLGASLAKQNTSLAIILQLMSGIFMVLVAIYVMRLASTLKWLESFAKSLIWQHIVKLNRYLVPVNTKTKAFCYGALWGWLPCGLVYSALTWTLQARSATEGALIMLAFGVGTMPAMIVIGQSAQLLQKFINHLVTRIIMGNLLIWYGVYLIIIATDKLVH, encoded by the coding sequence ATGAATGAGATAAGCTTGCTGAGTGCATTTGTGATGGGGCTTGCGGGAAGTGGCCACTGCTTGGTGATGTGTGGCAGTATTGCCAGCTCGCTACAACTGGCGAGCAAGCAACTTTCTGCGGTGGTTGTTACCCTGTTGTATAATATCGGACGTATCTCCAGCTATGCGCTTGCTGGCAGCCTTGTTGCCCTACTTGGGGCAAGTCTCGCCAAGCAAAACACATCTCTCGCCATTATATTACAATTGATGAGTGGTATTTTTATGGTGCTTGTCGCTATCTACGTAATGCGCTTAGCCAGTACCTTAAAATGGCTAGAGTCGTTTGCTAAAAGCTTAATTTGGCAACATATTGTTAAGCTCAATCGCTACTTAGTCCCGGTCAACACAAAAACCAAAGCATTTTGCTACGGCGCCTTATGGGGCTGGCTACCCTGTGGCCTAGTTTATTCGGCTTTAACATGGACATTACAAGCGAGATCAGCAACTGAAGGCGCACTCATTATGCTCGCCTTTGGTGTCGGCACAATGCCTGCAATGATTGTAATAGGACAATCGGCTCAGCTGCTACAAAAGTTTATAAATCATTTAGTTACACGTATTATTATGGGTAATTTATTGATTTGGTATGGTGTTTATTTAATTATTATTGCAACTGATAAGTTAGTACATTAA
- a CDS encoding FNR family transcription factor, translating to MDLSNQNRSKSQCTISCNNCSISQLCLPFSLNGSEMDKLDEIIERKKPLHKGDFLFESGAPLNAIFAVRSGSFKSYTLSEQGDEQITGFHLAGDLVGFDAINKMQHQSFAQALETSMVCEIPFDTLDELAGKLPKLRQQIMRLMSSEINYDQEMLLLLNKKTAEERLATFIYNLSNRFGERGFSRKEFRFTMTRGEIGNYLGLTVETISRLLSRFQKAGTIKVEGKFITIIDAAALAETAAIAS from the coding sequence ATGGACTTAAGTAATCAAAACCGCTCAAAGAGCCAATGCACAATCAGCTGCAATAATTGCAGTATCAGTCAGCTTTGTCTCCCATTTTCGCTCAATGGCAGTGAAATGGACAAGCTAGATGAGATCATTGAACGTAAAAAGCCGCTTCATAAAGGAGATTTTCTTTTCGAGTCAGGTGCGCCATTAAATGCTATCTTTGCCGTTCGTTCCGGCTCATTTAAAAGCTACACACTGTCTGAACAAGGTGATGAGCAGATCACAGGATTTCACCTTGCGGGCGATCTTGTGGGTTTTGATGCCATTAATAAAATGCAGCACCAAAGCTTCGCACAAGCTTTAGAAACCTCTATGGTATGCGAAATCCCTTTTGACACCCTTGATGAGTTAGCTGGTAAGCTGCCAAAACTGCGCCAACAGATCATGCGATTAATGAGCAGTGAAATCAATTACGACCAAGAAATGTTGTTATTACTGAATAAAAAGACTGCTGAAGAACGCTTAGCAACTTTTATCTATAACCTTTCAAATCGCTTTGGCGAGCGTGGTTTTTCTCGTAAAGAATTCCGCTTTACGATGACGCGCGGTGAAATTGGTAACTACTTGGGTCTTACTGTAGAAACCATTAGTCGTTTACTCAGCCGTTTCCAAAAAGCTGGAACAATAAAGGTCGAAGGCAAGTTCATTACCATTATTGATGCTGCAGCCCTAGCTGAAACAGCCGCGATTGCATCTTGA
- the uspE gene encoding universal stress protein UspE — translation MDKIKSILTVIDPTKERQNSLERSINLAKRTGAAITAFMSIYDFSYEMTTMLSKDEREAMREAVIKDREAWLADMVKDFSDVSIQTKVLWHNRPYEAIIKTVLAHDYDLVIKSTHQHDTLKSVIFTPTDWHLIRKCPAPLLLVKDHAWPDQGNIIAAVNSVSDNEQHQELNKRIITDAQFLCELANAKLSLVNTYPATPVNIAIEIPEFNPSQYNEAVKKHHEDETFALAETYSIDKSDCIIKEGLPEDVIPYVAKEKDAELVVIGTVGRTGLSAALVGNTAEHVIDSLDCDVLALKPDGYKSPLED, via the coding sequence GTGGATAAAATCAAAAGTATACTCACCGTAATTGATCCAACTAAAGAGCGCCAAAATAGCTTAGAACGCTCTATCAATCTTGCCAAGCGTACCGGTGCAGCCATCACTGCATTTATGTCTATTTATGACTTCTCCTATGAAATGACCACGATGTTGTCTAAAGACGAGCGTGAAGCAATGCGTGAAGCGGTGATCAAAGACAGAGAAGCATGGCTTGCCGATATGGTTAAGGACTTTTCTGATGTGAGTATCCAAACTAAAGTGTTGTGGCACAATCGCCCCTACGAAGCGATCATCAAAACCGTGCTTGCGCATGATTATGATTTGGTCATTAAATCTACGCATCAACACGACACCCTGAAATCAGTGATCTTCACCCCAACCGATTGGCATTTAATTCGCAAATGCCCTGCGCCTCTATTACTGGTTAAAGATCACGCTTGGCCAGATCAAGGCAACATTATTGCAGCGGTAAACTCTGTCAGCGATAACGAGCAACATCAAGAACTTAATAAACGTATCATTACGGATGCTCAGTTTTTATGTGAATTAGCCAATGCCAAATTGAGCCTGGTAAACACCTATCCAGCAACGCCTGTTAATATTGCCATTGAAATTCCCGAGTTTAACCCATCGCAATACAATGAAGCCGTGAAAAAACACCATGAAGACGAAACGTTTGCACTTGCAGAAACTTATTCAATAGATAAAAGCGACTGCATCATCAAAGAAGGTCTACCAGAGGACGTTATCCCCTACGTTGCTAAAGAAAAAGACGCTGAGTTGGTGGTCATTGGCACTGTCGGTCGCACTGGACTGAGTGCAGCGCTGGTTGGCAATACTGCTGAACATGTGATTGATAGCTTAGATTGTGATGTCTTAGCACTAAAGCCTGATGGCTATAAATCCCCATTAGAAGACTGA
- the ttcA gene encoding tRNA 2-thiocytidine(32) synthetase TtcA encodes MTEQDNRKEVLEFNKLQKRLRRNVGNAIKDYNMIEEGDVVMACISGGKDSFAMLDILLSLKKAAPIHFDVVAVNLDQKQPGFPEHILPEYFETLDIPYYIIDKDTYSVVKEKVPEGKTTCGLCSRLRRGTLYSFAEKIGATKIALGHHLDDIVETLFLNMFYGARMKAMPPKLRSDDGRNVVIRPLTYAREKDLIQYAEHKDFPIIPCNLCGSQENLQRQNIKSMLVEWDKKTPGRVENIFKSIQNVSPSQLADTELFDFESLPLDRDGEREAYDFNEAVVSSTNIDESLFIDVTNI; translated from the coding sequence ATGACAGAGCAAGATAATCGCAAAGAAGTTTTAGAGTTTAATAAGCTGCAAAAGCGTCTGCGCCGTAATGTCGGCAACGCCATCAAAGATTACAATATGATTGAAGAAGGCGATGTGGTGATGGCTTGTATCAGCGGTGGTAAGGATTCATTCGCCATGCTGGATATTTTACTTAGCCTAAAAAAAGCGGCACCAATTCACTTTGATGTGGTCGCGGTCAATCTGGATCAAAAGCAGCCTGGATTCCCAGAGCATATTTTGCCAGAGTACTTCGAAACGTTAGACATTCCTTATTATATCATTGATAAAGATACCTACTCAGTCGTAAAAGAAAAAGTACCAGAGGGAAAAACGACTTGTGGCCTTTGTTCACGCTTGCGCCGTGGTACTTTGTATTCATTTGCTGAAAAGATTGGCGCGACAAAAATCGCACTGGGTCATCACTTAGATGATATTGTTGAAACGCTGTTTTTAAACATGTTCTACGGCGCGAGAATGAAAGCGATGCCACCCAAACTACGTTCTGATGATGGTCGTAATGTGGTGATCCGCCCGCTCACTTATGCACGTGAAAAAGATCTTATTCAATACGCTGAACATAAGGATTTTCCTATTATTCCGTGCAACCTATGTGGTTCGCAAGAAAACCTGCAACGTCAAAATATTAAATCTATGTTGGTTGAGTGGGACAAGAAGACGCCAGGTCGAGTAGAGAATATTTTCAAATCAATTCAGAATGTTAGTCCAAGCCAACTGGCTGACACTGAACTCTTTGATTTTGAAAGTTTGCCTCTAGATAGAGACGGTGAGCGAGAAGCTTATGATTTTAACGAAGCAGTGGTTTCCTCGACAAACATTGATGAATCATTGTTCATTGATGTAACCAATATTTAA
- a CDS encoding ABC transporter permease — translation MMKLISVLFKKEVLDASRDKRSVMAGLYYCIGAPILMCVLFTVMFKQMASPEALKITINNAENAPNLVQFLASKEIEHGEDEEVKAITLEISEDYQENMMQGKSATVFIIADKSEQKLRSSINRLERNLMLYNSEVASLRLVARGIDPTIARAIDVQTHDQATPTSKGGFVLGIATLSIIISLFYAAMGMAIDSSAGERERNSLQLLLSHPISTMHIVLAKVGAIAGFSIIALVLTTIVSKFAYNMVPWEMMGFTVVIGPKFIISAIIIGLPIALMSASLLIFISFLAKSFKEAQSYVAMALFIPVMMSMATTYDIATDIMQWMPIAAQQNAMIEIIKGNAIPVPQLLLSSAVTLGLFAIFTYLSSRMLKSEKVVFGL, via the coding sequence ATGATGAAATTAATCTCAGTTTTATTTAAAAAAGAAGTGTTAGACGCAAGCCGCGACAAACGTTCAGTGATGGCTGGCCTTTACTATTGTATCGGTGCACCTATTCTAATGTGTGTATTGTTTACCGTCATGTTTAAGCAAATGGCTTCGCCTGAAGCACTCAAAATCACCATTAATAACGCAGAAAATGCGCCAAACTTAGTGCAATTTTTAGCGAGTAAAGAAATTGAACATGGTGAAGACGAAGAAGTTAAAGCTATTACCTTGGAGATCAGCGAAGATTACCAAGAAAATATGATGCAAGGTAAGAGTGCGACGGTATTTATCATTGCTGATAAATCGGAGCAAAAGTTACGTTCATCAATTAACCGACTAGAGCGTAACCTCATGTTATACAACAGCGAAGTTGCTTCATTGCGATTAGTCGCGCGTGGTATCGATCCGACTATTGCACGTGCGATTGATGTCCAAACTCATGACCAAGCGACACCGACCTCTAAAGGAGGCTTCGTATTAGGTATTGCAACATTATCTATTATTATTTCGCTATTTTATGCGGCGATGGGTATGGCGATTGACAGTAGTGCAGGGGAGCGTGAACGTAACTCATTACAGCTATTACTTAGCCATCCGATCAGTACCATGCATATTGTGTTAGCTAAAGTGGGGGCAATCGCAGGTTTTTCTATCATTGCTTTAGTGTTAACCACCATAGTATCTAAGTTTGCTTATAATATGGTGCCATGGGAAATGATGGGCTTTACAGTGGTCATTGGTCCTAAATTTATTATTTCAGCAATTATAATTGGCCTGCCTATTGCGTTAATGTCTGCCAGTTTATTGATATTTATCTCTTTCTTAGCTAAATCATTTAAAGAAGCGCAATCTTATGTGGCGATGGCGCTGTTCATTCCGGTAATGATGAGTATGGCAACGACCTATGATATTGCCACTGACATTATGCAGTGGATGCCGATCGCAGCGCAGCAAAATGCAATGATTGAAATCATTAAAGGCAACGCGATACCGGTACCACAACTATTATTGTCGAGCGCGGTCACACTGGGGTTGTTTGCTATTTTCACCTACCTAAGCAGTCGTATGCTAAAAAGTGAAAAGGTAGTGTTCGGCCTTTAA
- a CDS encoding ABC transporter ATP-binding protein, translating into MIQVDNLHKKIGEVNALDGLSFTARDGQITGLLGPNGAGKTTCLRTVFGLLQADQGMASIDSIDVAKEPTRAKQQLGLFPDPCGLYERMTPREYTQFYAELSGMDAKSAATATQEVLEKLQMLDIADRRCKGFSQGQRMKTALAQAIVHKPTNIVLDEPTRGLDVMSTRVLRDLLMMLKAQGHCVLFSSHVMQEVAALCDHVVVMAKGKVVAEGSPEALCEQTGKASLEEAFITLIGTDEGIAA; encoded by the coding sequence ATGATCCAAGTAGATAACTTACATAAAAAGATTGGTGAAGTGAACGCGCTAGACGGGCTGTCATTTACCGCTCGTGATGGTCAAATTACGGGACTATTGGGACCCAACGGAGCTGGTAAAACGACTTGCTTACGGACCGTATTTGGCCTGCTTCAAGCTGATCAAGGTATGGCGTCTATCGATAGTATTGATGTTGCCAAAGAGCCAACCAGGGCAAAACAACAATTAGGATTGTTCCCAGACCCATGTGGGCTCTACGAGCGCATGACGCCGCGTGAATATACCCAATTTTACGCTGAACTAAGTGGCATGGACGCAAAATCGGCCGCTACAGCGACGCAAGAAGTATTAGAAAAGCTACAAATGTTGGATATCGCGGATAGACGCTGTAAAGGCTTTTCACAAGGCCAAAGAATGAAAACGGCGTTGGCACAGGCAATCGTGCATAAACCAACGAATATTGTACTTGATGAGCCAACACGTGGTTTAGATGTAATGAGTACCAGAGTGTTACGGGATTTGTTGATGATGCTTAAGGCGCAAGGTCACTGTGTCTTATTTTCTAGCCACGTGATGCAAGAAGTTGCAGCACTTTGTGATCATGTGGTGGTCATGGCGAAAGGCAAAGTGGTCGCGGAAGGTTCTCCAGAGGCCCTATGTGAACAAACAGGTAAAGCGTCGCTTGAGGAAGCTTTCATTACCCTGATAGGTACAGATGAAGGAATTGCAGCATGA